The DNA window AAAGTTCATGCCTTCCCGTCGGGTCGCCATTTGCCCATACGTATCGCATCCCAAAGCTGTGAACTTGTTTTCGGTGGTTGAGACAACGAATGTACCCGTTGACAATCCTGGGTCGGCTTGAGACTCATTATAACAGTCTTCCCCAATTTCCATCAAAAATTTTTGACACTTCCAGCAGAGACATTGATTTCGCTGATTTGGATTCTGCCTTTAGTCCCCCAATACAAACCTCCATTGTCCTTGCATGTCAAATGGAAGGATTCAGTATGGTAGGTGTCGTTCGCTAAATAACATCCTTCAGTGGTACCGAATGGGTACGGAATTGATATTTCCTCGCATGTCCTGTTGCAGAACTGGCTCTCAGCAGCTACTAATTCGAAAACATACAACTGTATGGAAAATATGATCAGTAACAGATTTTTTGGTAGAGAAGAAAGGGAAGATGCCATGGTAGCTACAGCTTCTTTGGTAGAGAAGAAGCAAGttctctgttttttttaaaaacttgttTGGTGGTAGAGAGACGAAGGACTGGTTTATATATAATGACCACGAGTGAAAagctttattattattttttaaataggaaTATTAAAAACTCGGGTGAATGAAGGATACAGttactcatttttattttgtatgtttgTTCTTTTTTAACATTAGTTTTTTCCATGTTGttacaacacaaacacaaacaaaaataataataaaaaatgaagaggAACATTTCAATACGGTGAGGAAGTTATTAACTTTGAgtttatatcatattaatatGTAGGATCACTTTGAGTTACataaatttgttgattttttattttatttataattacacatatcataaaaatatctatacacaaataaataaataaaattaaatatgtggAGGAAGTTGTTAACttaaatttgagtttatatcttattattagtatgatcattttttattttatatatttcttaaatggTGATAAAGTAATCTGGtgtaaaacaattatataaaaaaaattattaaaattttctgtaagaattaaaaattaaaataactttctataattaaattataattgtatttatcACTGTCAAATGGTCAATTCCTTTACCCCAATTACACACAATAATTGTAATTCTATTCCCCCAAAACACACAATAATCGTAATTCCATTCCACATTACacacaataattatatttatccatCTGTGTCAATGGTCAAATTTCATTCCTCATTTCATCACTTTCAGAAACAAATTAACCATAAGTCCGATCATTCCTGCAATAACACCAAACCAATCCTGAAACCCACAAATAAATGTTTGCTTTTATGGAGAGGCCAAGGATTGATTCCCTGTGATGGCCCCcacctaaaaaaaaaaatgacagcTAGTTAACTAATAGTTTTGCTTTTGTTGGGTTAATAATTAATTGCATTGAATTTAAAAGATTACTCACAATTTGGACACTTTGTCTTGTCAGCACAAAAACCATAAACACAATCTGTCTGTCGAGATGATAACTGAAATCAAGGCGCAATAGCCGGAACCCAAAAGagtttcttgttcttctttcccCTGTAATAACCACCGCACCACcatgagaaaaaagaaaaaaaaaacagagaaGGCTTTActaaatgaaagaaagaaaccAAAACTTACCCTGAACCTGGCGAGAAGAAGAAAAGCCAAGAAACGATACACACCTATCAGTATCGTCTCCCAATTCCACTGCCAAGAATAATTCAAAGAAATCAAAACAATCATTAGAATCGCGGAATTTGTTTCAAATataaagacaaaataaaataaataaaatcataacccATGATGGGCACTTTGAAATACTTATTTCAGGACATGAATTATATCGGTTTTCTTTGTAAAAACCTTTATACCAAAAAGACCTTTCAGCTGTTGGAGTGCACTAGTAATTGCAACTCCCGCCATGAAGCCAACAATGGCACAGCATGAGAAGGCAAGTCAATCAAGAAACCCAACCTGGATtcagaaagaaaaacaaaaaaaaaaatagatttcaaaaAGGGTTTAGGTTTGGTTTGGTTCGGTTCAATAACAAGAGCTTACCTAAAGAAGCCAAGTGTTGCTTGGATGATTCCCCACAAAGAATGTAGCTGTAAATATACCAGAAAATGAAGTTTGCTGAAAATATACCAGAAAATGGAAAAGGATCTTTAGAACAACCAAAGTAATGTTTGATGATACAGGAATCACAAGGCTTGATTATATACTTAATACAAGAAAAGTCAAAACAATTGCGCCTACACAAACTGAACATAGATGAATCTAGCCCACTTCTTGTTCCAAATTCTACTTTAGCTCTTATTCAAGAATTAagacatataaatatattttagagttCCTTCCAGTAAATTAGAACAATAAAAATTACCTTCCAGCTGCAATGTTGACTTGGCTTGCCTCTTCTATGCCCTTTGAAGATTCTGAGAGGTAATTTGTGTCAGCAATGCACGACATTGATGACGCCTCTTTATTATGTTTGATATAACTAggaataaaaatgaaacaaagcCTACATGCATTCATTAACCTTTGATATCACACTTACATCATATCAGATTAGACCTTTCAATGTGATTTTAGCTGAAATACAaacttttttcaatttcttagtGTTAAGATTAGATTCTATGTGGATAAATAAAACTTGTAAGTTATTAACTCTTTATTTGTActaatttattagtataattGTTACCAATTTAGAGTGAAAAAAATTAGCAATGAGCAAAGAGCTCAAGGGAAAGGGAAAATGACCAAAGGAACCAATCTTgcaatgaaatcaaataaaatgGGCAACTTTGTTTGCTTCTCTTCCAACCCATTGCGGTTTGCAAGTAAGGCTTCTTTGGATGTAGTCGCTGACACACAAAAAATGCACATTA is part of the Impatiens glandulifera chromosome 1, dImpGla2.1, whole genome shotgun sequence genome and encodes:
- the LOC124937350 gene encoding uncharacterized protein LOC124937350, with the protein product MNACRLCFIFIPSYIKHNKEASSMSCIADTNYLSESSKGIEEASQVNIAAGSYILCGESSKQHLASLVELGDDTDRCVSFLGFSSSRQVQGERRTRNSFGFRLLRLDFSYHLDRQIVFMVFVLTRQSVQIVGAITGNQSLASP